One Candidatus Bathyarchaeota archaeon DNA window includes the following coding sequences:
- a CDS encoding haloacid dehalogenase → MSLGETLKEVQESIVKRDSFRQTIQAHLRRATKLSKQAILLLHKHRLDEARNKLEEAKVTFANIVELSKESPDFTYGGLADSAFEEYAEAYIMISLVNDKRFPKPEEIGVPPTPYVLGLADVIGELRRRALDFLRNGETEKAEECLEYMEAIYMELINLDEAQSLVPSLRRKCDVARRVIEATRGDITLEVRRGFLEDSIHELKKKLERIENEGSFGA, encoded by the coding sequence ATGTCCTTAGGCGAGACATTAAAAGAGGTACAAGAAAGTATTGTTAAAAGGGACAGTTTTCGCCAGACAATTCAGGCACATCTTCGCAGGGCAACAAAGCTCTCGAAACAAGCTATTCTTCTTCTTCATAAACATAGACTTGATGAGGCAAGAAATAAGCTTGAAGAAGCTAAGGTTACATTTGCAAATATCGTTGAGCTTTCCAAAGAGAGCCCAGACTTCACATACGGCGGACTGGCCGATTCGGCTTTCGAAGAATATGCGGAGGCATACATAATGATTTCTCTGGTCAATGATAAGCGTTTTCCAAAGCCTGAGGAGATTGGTGTCCCTCCGACCCCTTATGTTTTAGGTCTGGCTGACGTTATTGGAGAGCTGAGACGCAGAGCTCTTGACTTCCTCAGAAATGGAGAGACCGAGAAAGCTGAAGAATGTTTAGAATACATGGAGGCAATATATATGGAACTGATAAACTTAGACGAAGCTCAGTCATTGGTCCCAAGCCTAAGGAGAAAATGTGACGTTGCAAGGCGCGTGATAGAGGCGACAAGGGGCGACATAACTCTCGAAGTGAGGAGAGGCTTTCTCGAGGATTCTATCCATGAACTCAAGAAAAAGCTTGAGAGGATAGAAAATGAAGGGTCCTTTGGAGCCTAA